GGCTCCCGAAGATGTGGACAGCCAACAATCACCATGCTGCGCCCGACTCCGACCCGCGGGACCGACCTCGCATGCACTCACCACGCTCCTCGACGCGACCGGTAGAGTTGGGCTGCTGGGAGATCCCAGGAATGCTCGACCCAGCCAGGAAGAAGGAGATTCCAGCACCGTGAAGTTTCGAGTTGAGCGAGACGTCCTCGCCGAAGCCGTGACGTGGACAGCTCGCACCTTGCCGGTGCGTCCACCCGTTCCCGTCCTGTCCGGAGTGCGAATCACAGCCGTCGCTGACGGCACCCTGACCCTGTCGACCTTCGACTACGACGTCTCGGCCCGGTCCCAGGTGGCCGCCGACGTGGAGGAGCCGGGAGAGGTCCTGGTCTCCGGACGGCTCCTGGCCGACATCTCCAGGGCCCTGCCGGCCCGCCCCATCGAGATGACCATCGAGGGCACCAAGGTCCAGGTCACGTGCGGATCCTCGCGCTTCACGCTCGCGACGATGCCGGTCGACGAGTATCCGACGCTCCCGGACATGCCGGCGCATGCCGGTTCGATCCCCGTCGACGCGTTCTCCCGCGCGGTCGCCCAGGTCTCGATCGCGGCGGGCAGGGACGAGACCCTTCCCCTGCTCACGGGCGTCAAGCTCGAGATCCGTGGTGACAAGCTCACGTTCATGGCGACCGACCGCTACCGGCTCGCCCTGCGGGAGATCTCGTGGGCGCCGGTCAATCCGCAGATCGAGCGGGAGGCGCTCGTGCGGGCGCGGACCCTCACCGACGTCGCCAAGTCGCTCACCTCCGCCGGCAACGTGGAACTGTCCCTCTCCGAGGGGTCGGACATCATCGGGTTCGAGGCGGGCGGGCGCCACAGCACCTCGGTGCTCGTGGACGGCGACTACCCCCCGGTGCGCCGACTCTTCCCCGATCAGACCTCGATCCACACCGTGACGAACACGGCCGCGCTCATCGAGGCCGCCAAGCGCGTCGCCCTCGTGGCCGAACGCAACACTCCGATCCGGCTGACGTTCAGCGAGGGGCAGGTCGTGCTCGAAGCCGGTCAGGGAGACGACGCCCAGGCCTCCGAGGCGCTCGAGTCCACCCTCGTGGGCGAGGAGATCAGCACGGCCTTCAACCCGACGTACCTGCTCGAGGGCCTGGCCGCGCTGGGAACGGACTTCGTTCGGCTCTCGTTCACGCAGGCGTCCAAGCCCGTGGTCATGACCGGGCAGGACAGCCTCGACTCGGAGGATCACTTCGACGAGTTCCGCTACCTGCTCATGCCCATTCGCTTCGCGAGCTGACGCCGGGCCCCGCGACCGCACCGGCCACGGAGCCGCCACCCCATCCCCGCTCTAGGAGGGCTCTCATGCACATCGGACTCATCGGCCTCGGTCGAATGGGGGGCAACATGCGTGCCCGCCTCCGAGCCGCGGGAATCGAGGTGACCGGTTACGACCCCAACCCCGAGGTCTCCGACGTCGCCGATCTGGACGCCCTGGTGGCCGCGCTGCCCTCGACGAAGATCGTGTGGGTCATGGTTCCGGCCGGCGAGGTGACCGAATCGGTCATCACCGGCCTCGCCGGGCACCTGCGGGCCGGCGACCTCGTCATCGACGGCGGGAACACCCGGTATCACGACGATCTCCGACGCGCGAGGGAACTCGGCGCGCGCGGAATCCGCTACGTCGACGCCGGCGTCTCGGGCGGCATCTGGGGCAAGGACGTCGGCTATGGGCTCATGGTCGGAGGCGAGGACGAGGCGATCACCGAGCTCATGCCCGTCTTCGACGCACTGCGCCCCGACGGGCCGCGCGAGGAGGGCTTCGTGCACGCCGGCCCGGTCGGCGCCGGGCACTACGCCAAGATGATCCACAACGGCGTCGAGTACGGCATCATGCAGGCCTACGCCGAGGGCTACGAGATCCTCGCCGCCCGCCCGGATCTCGTACCCGACGTGAGCAAGGTCTTCCAGGCGTGGCAGCGGGGAACGGTTGTGCGGTCGTGGCTGCTCGAGCTGCTCATCAAGGCGCTCAACTCCGATCCCCGCCTCCACGAGATCCAGGGTTATGTGGCCGACTCCGGGGAGGGGCGCTGGACCGTCAAGGAGGCCGTGGACCTCGCGGTTCCCGCGCCGGTCATCAGCGCCGCGCTCTTCGCGCGCTTCGACTCCCGACAGGAGGACTCCCCGGCGATGAAGGCGGTGGCGGCACTCCGCCAACAGTTCGGCGGCCATGCCGTGCGGGCGGCCGAGGAGCAGTGATCGTCCCCGGTCCGAGCGTGTCTGCGGTCTGAATGTATGTCTCCGACCTCGCGCTGACCGACTTCCGCTCCTATCCGCACGTCGTGCTCGCGCTCGAGCCCGGGGTGACGGCGCTCGTGGGACCGAACGGGCAGGGGAAGACGAACCTCGTCGAGTCCCTCGGCTACCTCGCCACCTTCAGCTCCCACCGGGTGGCGGGCGATGCCGCCCTCGTGCGCGCGGGCACTCCGCGGGCGATCGTGCAGGCCAAGGTCGTGCGGGCGGGCCGGCCGACCACGCTCGAGGTCGAGATCGTCGCGGGTCGCGCGAATCGGGCCCGCCTCAACCGGGCACCCGTCACCCGCACCCGGGAGCTGCTCGGACATCTGCGGACGGTGCTCTTCGCACCCGAGGACCTCGCCCTCGTCAAGGGCGATCCGGACGGCCGGCGCCGCTTCGTCGACGAGCTGCTCGTGCTCCTGAGTCCGCGGTTCGCATCCGTGCGAACCGACTACGAACGCGTGATCAAGCAACGCAACGCCCTGCTCAAGTCGGCCGGCGCGGCGCGCCGGGGCGGCCGGGGCGCCGACCTGAGCACGCTCGACATCTGGGACGCCAAGGCGGCCGCCGCGGGGGCGGAGCTGCTCGCCGCGCGCGTGCGGCTGCTCGCGGAGCTGCGGCCCCACGTCGCGACCGCCTACGAACAGGTCTCCGGCGGTCAGGGGTCGGCCGAGCTTCGCTACCGCACGAGCCTCGAGGCCGATTCGCGCCGGCCGGTCGGCGGCAAAGTCGCCCGCCCGGTCGCCGGCCCGGTCGACGGCACGGGCGGCTCTCGGGACGTCCTCGTCGCGACGGCCGAGGAGGCCGAGCTCGCAGACGCCGCCCTCGTCGAGGCCCGGCTGCTCGAGGCGATGGCGCGGCTGCGCGGCAAGGAGCTGGACCGGGGCGTCAGCCTCGTGGGCCCACACCGTGACGACCTCGACCTCGTCCTCGGCGGGCTGCCGGCCAAGGGGTACGCCAGTCACGGGGAGTCGTGGTCGTTCGCGCTGGCGCTGCGGCTCGCGTCGTATGAATTGCTTCGCCACGACGACTGGACCGAGGACGGCGAGCCCGTGCTCATCCTCGACGACGTGTTCGCGGAGCTCGACGCCCGCCGCCGGGCCCGGCTCGCGGAACTCGTGGCGTCGGCCCAGCAGGTGATCATCACGGCCGCCGTGGCCACGGACGTTCCCGTGGAGTTGAGCGGCGGCCGCATCGACGTGATGGAATCGGTGGCCACGCGTGTCCGCTGAGCCGCCCCCCGACCGGTCCGCCGATCCCGACCGCGGCACAGGGCAGTGGCGACCCGAGCGACCGGAGCTTCCCGACGACCCGTCGGAGGAGGCCGATCCGCTCCAGGCGGCGCGCACCGCGCTCGCCCGGGCACGCGCGGCCGCGCGGGACCGCGGTGCCACGCCGGGTGCCCCGAGCCTGCGACGCCGCGGCGGCTACAGGGGCACGGTGGGCCATCATCCCGACGTGGTTCCGGGGGCGGGCCGGGACCCCGAGTCGGTCGGCGACTCCATGGACCGGCTCTCCGCGCAGCTCGGCTGGCGGAGGCCGTTGTCGATCGCGGGGGTCATCGGGCGCTGGCGGGAGATCGTGGGCGATCAGGTGGCGGACCACTGCACGCCCGAGACGTTCATCGAGGGCAAGCTCGTCGTCCGCGCGGATTCGACCGCCTGGACGACCCAACTGCGCCTCCTGCTGCCGCAACTCGAGCGGCGCCTCGCCGAGGAGATCGGCGAGGGCGTGGTCACCGGGATCCAGGTGCTCGGACCCGGCGGACCGAGCTGGCGCCGGGGCCCCCGGTCGGTCCCCGGGCGCGGCCCGCGGGACACGTACGGCTGAGGCGAGCGGGCGTCGTCCACGAGCCGATCGCGCCGGCTCCGGGCAGGCTGTGGACAGCCCGGCGGAAGGGGCGGATCACATGCCGAAATCCTGTGGAACGGCACGGAATCCGGGTCATCCACGGTAGACTGAGGTGTTCTGTCCCCGGGCGTTTGTGCCCCTGGCCGCATTCGGTGTGCGCACGACGCGACCGGCGGGCAGGAAGTTCACGCTGGGGCCCTGCACATGTGTACCCGCTCGCGGGTGGGCGCCCGAGCGCCCGACATGCACGAGAGTACAAGGAGCGCCAAGTAGACGTGGCTGAATCGACCCTCTCATCATCGACGAACAACCATGAGGATCCGAGCTACGGGGCCGGGAGCATCACCGTCCTGGAGGGCCTCGAGGCCGTGCGCAAGCGGCCCGGCATGTACATCGGCTCGACGGGCGAGCGCGGCCTGCACCACCTCGTGTACGAGGTCGTCGACAACTCGGTCGACGAGGCCCTCGCCGGACACTGCGACCGGATCGACATCGTGCTCCAGGCGGACGGGGGACTTCGGGTCGTGGACAACGGCCGCGGCATCCCGGTCGACATCCACCCGACCGAGGGCCGTCCGACCCTCGAGGTCGTCATGACGATCCTGCACGCCGGCGGCAAGTTCGGCGGCGGTGGCTACGCGGTCTCCGGGGGGCTGCACGGGGTGGGCATCTCCGTGGTCAACGCGCTCTCCTCCCGCCTCGTCTCCGAGGTGAGCCGGCAGGGCTACACGTGGCGGCTGGAGTTCGCGAACGGTGGTCACCCCGTCGGCGAACTCGAGCGCGTCGAGGCCACCGAGGCGACCGGCACGACCCAGACCTTCTACCCGGACCCGGAGATCTTCGAGACCACCGAGTTCGACTTCGAGACGCTCCGGGCCCGGCTGCAGCAGATGGCCTTCCTCAACAAGGGCCTGACCATCTCGCTCACGGACGAGCGCCAGAGCGAGGAGGTCGACGAGGTCGCCGGCGACGAGGCGGCCGCGAACGAGCCACGCTCGGTCGTCTACCGCTACGATCGCGGCCTCCTCGACTACGTCGACCACCTCGTGCGGGTGCGCAAGCTCGATCCGGTGCACGCCCAGATCATCGACTTCGAGGCCGAGGACGCCGGGCAGACGATCTCGATCGAGATCGCGATGCAGTGGACGAGTTCCTACAGCGAGGGGGTGCACACCTACGCCAACACGATCAACACGACCGAGGGCGGCACCCACGAGGAGGGCTTCCGGTCCGCGCTCACCACGCTCGTCAACCGCTACGCCCGGGAGAAGGGGCTGCTCAAGGAGAAGGAGGAGAACCTCACGGGTGAGGACATCCGCGAGGGGCTCATCGCCGTCATCTCGATCAAGCTCGGCGAACCCCAGTTCGAGGGGCAGACGAAGACCAAGCTCGGCAACACCGAGGCCCGCACGTTCACGCAGAAGGTGCTCTACGACCAGCTCGGCGACTGGCTGGAGAAGAACCCGAACGACGCCCGCGACGTGATCCGCAAGGCCAGCCAGGCGGCGCAGGCCCGGATGGCGGCCCGCAAGGCCCGGGAGGCGACCCGCCGCAAGGGCCTCCTCGAGGGGGGCGGCATGCCCGGCAAGCTGCGGGACTGCTCGAGCCGTGACGCCTCGATCAGCGAGGTCTTCATCGTCGAGGGAGACTCGGCCGGCGGCTCCGCCGTCCAGGGCCGCAACCCCGAGACGCAGGCGATCCTGCCGATCCGGGGAAAGATCCTCAACGTGGAGAAGGCCCGGCTCGACCGCGCCCTCGGAAACGCCGAGGTGCAGGCGCTCATCACCGCATTCGGCACCGGGATCGGCGACGAGTTCGACATCTCGAAGCTGCGGTACCACAAGATCATCCTCATGGCCGATGCGGACGTCGACGGCCAGCACATCGCCACGCTGCTGCTCACGCTCCTGTTCCGGTACATGCCGGAGCTGCTCACCGCCGGCCACGTGTATCTGGCCACCCCGCCGCTGTACCGGCTCAAGTGGACGAACGCCCCGCACGAGTTCGTCTACTCGGACAAGGAGCGCGACGCCCACGTCGAGGCCGGACTCGCGAAGAACCGGCGGCTGCCGAAGGACGGCGGCATCCAGCGTTACAAGGGTCTGGGCGAGATGGACTACCGGGAGCTGTGGGAGACGACGATGGACCCGTCCTCCCGCACCCTCAAGCAGGTCACCCTCGACGATGCCGCCGCGGCCGACGAGACGTTCACCATCCTCATGGGCGAGGACGTCGAATCCCGCCGGGCGTTCATCCAGCGCAACGCCCGCGATGTGCGCTTCCTCGACATCTGACCCGCTGCTCGAACGACGTAAGGATCTAATTCGTGAGCGACACCCCCACCTCGGTTCCTGAGTCCACCGGCCGGATCGAACAGGTCGACCTCCAGCTCGAGATGCAGCGGTCCTATCTCGACTACGCCATGAGCGTCATCGTCGGGCGCGCACTTCCGGAGATCCGCGACGGTCTCAAGCCCGTGCACCGGCGCGTGCTCTATGCGATGTACGACGGCGGCTACCGCCCCGACTCCTCGTTCTCGAAGTGCTCGCGCGTCGTCGGCGACGTCATGGGGCAGTTCCACCCGCACGGCGACAGCGCGATCTACGACGCGCTCGTGCGGCTCGTGCAGCCGTGGTCGCTGCGCTACCCGCTCGTGGCCGGCCAGGGCAACTTCGGCTCCCCCGGCAACGACCCGGCGGCCGCGCCCCGGTACACCGAGTGCAAGATGGCCCCACTCGCGATGGAGATGCTGCGGGACATCGACAAGGACACGGTCGACTTCGGCGACAACTACGACGGCCGCACGCAGGAACCGCTCGTGCTGCCCAGCCGGTTCCCGAACCTGCTCGTCAACGGCTCGGCGGGCATCGCCGTCGGAATGGCCACGAACATCCCCCCGCACAACCTGCGGGAGGTGGCCGACGCGGTGCATTGGTTCCTCGATCACCCGGACGCCACCCCGGAGGAGCTCCTCGCGGCCTCGATGCAGCGCATCAAGGGGCCCGACTTCCCGACCGGCGCGCAGATCCTCGGGATCCGGGGGATCGAGGACGCGTATCGCACCGGCCGCGGGTCGGTCACGATGCGCGCGGTGGTCGAGGTGGAGGAGATCCAGGGCCGGCAGTGCCTCGTGGTGACCGAGCTGCCCTATCAGGTCAATCCGGACAACCTCGCCGCCAAGATCGCCGAGCTCACCCGCGACGGCCGCCTGCAGGGCATCGCCGACATCCGCGACGAGACCTCGGGGCGCGCCGGCCAGCGCCTCGTCATCGTGCTCAAGCGCGACGCGATCGCCAAGGTCGTGCTCAACAACCTCTACAAGCACACCCAGCTGCAGGACACCTTCGGCGCGAACATGCTCGCGCTCGTGGACGGCGTCCCCCGCACCCTCTCCCTCAACGCCTTCATCCGGCACTGGACCGATCACCAGGTCGAGGTCATCGTGCGCCGCACGCAGTGGCTGCTGCGCCGCGCCGAGGACCGCATCCACATCCTCCGCGGGCTCATCAAGGCCCTCGACGCCCTCGACGCGGTCATTGCGCTCATCCGGGCGTCGGCCACGGTCGACGCGGCCCGCACCGGCCTCATGGACCTCCTCGAGATCGACGAGATCCAGGCCAACGCGATCCTCGAGATGCAGCTGCGCCGCCTCGCGGCGCTGGAGCGACAGAAGATCCTCAACGAGTTCGCCACCCTCGAGGCCGAGATCGCCGAATACCGGGAGATCCTCGCCTCCCCGGTGCGGCAGCGGGAGATCATCGCCACCGAGCTGACCGAGCTCGTCGACCGCTACGGCGACGAACGCCGCACGACGATCCTGCCCTTCGACGGTGAGATGAGCATCGAGGACCTCATCCCCGAGGAGGACGTCGTGGTGACGATCACCCGCGGCGGCTACGCGAAGCGCACCCGCACCGACAACTACCGTGCCCAGCATCGCGGCGGCAAGGGCGTGCGGGGGGCCCAGCTGCGGGGCGACGACGTGGTGGATCAGTTCTTCACCACGACGACGCATCACTGGCTGCTGTTCTTCACCAACCTCGGGCGCGTCTATCGGGCCAAGGGGTACGAGCTGCCCGAGGGCGGCCGGGACGCCAAGGGTCAGCACGTGGCGAACCTGCTCGCGTTCCAGCCGGACGAGACGATCGCCCAGGTGCTCGCCATCCGCGACTACACCCAGGCCGAGTACCTCGTGCTCGCCACCAAGTCCGGGCTTGTGAAGAAGACCCGCCTGAGCGAGTACGACTCCTCCCGCACCGGCGGGGTCATCGCGATCAACCTGCGCGAGCAGGCGGACGGCACGCCGGACGAGGTGGTCGCCGCCCGGCTGGTCGACAGCGACGACGATCTCCTGCTCGTCTCCCGCGGCGGTCAGTCCATCCGGTTCACCGCCACCGACGACGCGTTGCGGCCGATGGGCCGGGCCACGAGCGGGGTCACCGGAATGAAGTTCCGGGGTGAGGACTCCCTGCTCAACATGACCGTGGTCGAGCCGGGCGCCGACCTCTTCGTGGTGACCGAGGGCGGCTTCGCCAAGCGCACGCGCGTGGAGGAGTACCGGCTGCAGGGCCGCGGCGGACTGGGCATCAAGGTGGCCAACCTCGTCCAGGCTCGCGGTGATCTCGTCGGCGCCCTCATCACCCATTCCGACGACGAGGTGCTCGTGATCATGTCGAAGGGCAAGATCGTGCGCTCCGCCGTGAACGAGGTCTCCCTCACGGGTCGCAACACCCAGGGGGTCACCTTCGCCCGGCCGGACAAGGGCGACCGGATCATCGCCGTGGCCCGCAACGACGAATCGGTCGAGGAGGAGATCGACGAGGTCCCGCCGCAGGAGGATGACGATTCCCTGGTCGATGGCGTAGCGTCTGGCGAGGACCAGGCCGACGACGCGGCCGAGGAAGGTGACGAATGAGCCAGAACCCCCAGCAGCCGCCGGTGACGCAACAGGCGCCGGCCGTGCCCCCGCAACGGACCTCGACGCGCACGAGCACGAGCGGCGAGCCCGCTCCCGCGGGGGTGAACGCAGACGCCCCGACGGCCGGCGTGCCCCGCACGTCCACGCCGCCGACCATCCGGCCCGCCGCCGGACCGGTGCCCCCGGCGGCGTCCCGAGCCGGCCAGACCTCGTTCGTCGAGCAGGGGCAACTGGGCCGGCCGGGGCAACGGAGCGGCGAGTTCCACTCCACCCGACCGGCTACGGCGCCCACGCCCGCCCCCGCGGGGGGAGCTGCGTCGTCCTCGAGCGTTCCCGGGCCCAGGCGGGTGCGACTCACGCTCTCGCACATGGATCCGTGGTCCGTGATGAAGCTCGCGTTCCTGCTCTCGATCGCGATCGGGATCATGATCGTCGTGGCGGCGGCGCTCTCGTGGATGGTGCTCAACCAGATGGGCGTGTTCGCGAAGATCAACAACCTCGTGATCAATGATCTGCAGGCGACCTCCTTCGGACCGATCCTGGAGTACATGGAGTTCTCGCGGGTGCTGTCGGTCGCGACCGTCATCGCGGTCATCGACATCGTGCTGTTCACGGCGCTGGCGACCCTGGGGGCGTTCATCTACAACTTCGTCGCGGCGATGGTGGGTGGCCTGCATCTCACTTTGACCGATGACTAGGATCTGATTTGAGTATCCGGGCTCAGGCCTGCGATACTCTCTACCGGCCCCACGTGTGGGGCGGCGGGCCTATAGCTCAGACGGTTAGAGCGCTTCCCTGATAAGGAAGAGGTCGCTGGTTCGAGTCCAGCTAGGCCCACTGGATCGCGATCGGGAGGTCGAGACATGAAGAAGCTGCTGTTCCTGGCGGCCGTCGTGGCCGGCGGTGTCTTCGTCTGGCGCAAGGTCCAGGAGGAGAAGGCCCAGCGCGAGCTGTGGACCGAGGTCTCCGACCCCGTCTGAGGCACGCCCACACCCGGGGCGCGGCCGTCGGCCGCCCGCCCCTCCCCGGTCCTGTGCGGATCGCGGGGCCATGGCGCAATTGGTAGCGCACCTGCTTTGCAAGCAGGGGGTTGCGGGTTCGAGTCCCGCTGGCTCCACCCAGAGTGTCTTACAGGACACGCGACATCGGAAGATGTGGAGTGTTCCCGTTTGGCTTCCTTGCCTCCGACTGCCTCGTGAACGATGGTCGCGAAGTGTCCCGCGAGGCGTGGGCGTAGCTGGTCCTCCTCGGTGATCTCCAGGCGCGTGTAGAACGCTTGGTTCGCCAGCCTCCTGCTCCCGTCATCGGAGTGCGCGTAGGCGCGGTGAGCGTCGGTGAGGAGCCGCAGGCTGTCGTGGAGGAACGCTCGACCGCCGACGTGTTGCTCGTCGTGCTCGCGCAGACGGAGCTCGATGTCGGCGAGCCCGGCGCGGATTCGGTCTTGGTACCGTTTGAGAGTCGGCAGGTCGATGGCGTCAGCGAAGTGTGCGGCGAGCGGCAGCATCCAGGCGCGCCCGGTTCGAGGTGAGGTCGGTGAACTCCTGATCGCGTCCCGCTCCGCGCGCGTCGAATGCGGCGTCGACCTCGACGGCGAGGTGTGCTGGTAGTCATGCTCGCTGATCGACGCGTAGGAGTCCGCGAGTAGGCGTTCTGTGACCTGGCCGGGCACCGCGCGGCGGGTGCAACTGGTCTTCTTTGCGGCCCTGCCCGAGCAGACGAAGTAGGCGTAGGTCGTGCCTCTCGGGTTGGTGGCGAAGTCGAGCAGCATCCGCGACCCGCAACCGCCGCAGTGCAGGAGTCCTTTGAGGTGGTGCGCGTGTTGGACGTGCCTAGGGCGTGTCTCCTAATCGTGTTGCCCAGGTGAGGGCGGCATGGAGAACGGCTCCGGCGCGGTAGGTGATGGCGAGCTTGTCGTAGCGGGATGCGATCTCGCGCCACTGCTTGAGCAGTGCGAACGATCGCTCGACGACATTGCGGTCCTTGTAGGCGGCTCGTCGCCTCGAACCCCCGTTCCGTCAGCAACGGACACGTCGTCGCGACGAGCTTCTGCTTCGAGTCATACGCCGGCCGCCCCGGCCCACGCCGCATCTCCACCATCGCACCCACTCCTTGCTTTGTGGCCAAACTAAGAAACCATCAATTTCGTACAGTCCAGTACGTACCTTGATCTGCAAGACGCGTGAGGTGTGATTGGCAGTTGCTACGGAGTCGACATGTCGACCCTGCGACATCGAGGCGGGGCTCACGGATAGAATCTGTGTCGTGACCGAGAGCGATGATGGGCGCCTGGCGGCGGAGCAACGTGCGCGGGTGCTGATCGATCGCCAGCTGGTTGCGTCGGGGTGGGCGGTGCAGGACCGCAGCGCGCTCAACCTCTTCGTTCCGCAGCGGGGTGTCGCAGTCCGAGAGGTCATCATGAAGCCGGGCCATGGGCGCGTCGACTATCTGCTGTACGTCGACAAGGATGTCGTCGGTGTGATCGAAGCGAAGCCGATGGGTACGCCGCTGTCTGGTGTCGAGTGGCAGTCCGCGATGTACGCCACCGGGCTCCCTGAGTATGTGCGTCGCAAGACACTCAACCCAGAGGGACGCCTGCCCTTCGTCTTCGAGGCGTCGGGCGCCGAGACCCATTTCACGAATGGTTTCGACCCGGCACCACGCGCCCGCCGCATCTTCGCGTTTCCCAGGCCCGAGTCCCTCGCAGCGACCGTCCGCGCCGCAACGGAGCATCCCGGTCAGGCTCCGACCTGGCGGGGCAAGGTGCGCAGCTTGCCTGCCCTGGACCCCGTGCCGCTGCGCCGAGCGCAGGTCGATGCGATCAACGGCATTGAACGGAGCCTCGTCGAGCAGCGCTTCGGGCGTTCGCTGGTGCAGATGGCTACCGGCGCGGGCAAGACCTATACCGCCGTCACGGAGGCATATCGACTCCTCAAGTGGGGTGGTTTCAAGCGCATCCTTTTCCTCGTGGATCGAAACAACCTCGCGGATCAGACGATGGGAGAGTTCCAGAACTACCGCACGCCCGACGACGGCCGCCGTTTCACCGAGCTGTACAACGTGACGAAGCTCGCCAGGGGTGGGATGCCGGATTCGACGAAGGTCGCGATCTCGACGATCCAGCGTGTGTTCAAAGCGATCAAGAACGAGGACGTGCCCGAAGGTGACGACCAGGGTCTCGACGAGTTTCGTCCCGACGAACCCGTGACGGTCGGCTACAACCCCGAAATTCCGCCGGAGACCTTCGACCTAGTCATCGTCGACGAGGCACACCGTTCGATCTACGGGGTCTGGCGCGGGGTGCTCGAATACTTCGACGCGCACATCGTCGGGCTCACGGCCACGCCGGGGAAGCAGACCTTCGGCTTCTTCCAGCAGAACCTGGTCTCGGAGTACACCTATCCACAGTCGGTTGCCGACGGCGTGAACGTCGACTTCGACATCTTCCGTATCCGGACCGAGATCACCACGAACGGTTCCACGATCGAGGCCGGAACCTACGTTCCGACGGTCGATCGCAGCACCCGGGAGCAGAAGCTGATCCGGCTCGACGCCGATCTCGACTACACACCCGGCCAACTGGACCGGGCGGTGACGTCGAAGCACCAGATCCGACTCGTGCTGGAAATCTTCCGCGACCGGCTCTTCACCGAGATCTTCCCGGGACGCCACACCGTGCCGAAGACGCTGATCTTCGCCAAGGACGACAACCACGCCGAGGAGATTGTGCAGACCGTGCGGGAAGTGTTCGGGAAGGGAAACGACTTCGCTGCGAAGATCACCTACTCGGCGAAAGACCCGAAGGGTCGTCTGAAGGCTTTCCGCACCAGTCCCGCCATGCGCATCGCAGTGAGCGTCGACATGATCGCGACCGGCACCGACGTCAAGCCGCTGGAATGCGTCATGTTCATGCGCGACGTGCGCAGCGGTCAATACTACGAGCAGATGAAGGGCCGCGGTGCCCGAACCATCGCACCGGCCGACCTCAAGGCGGTGACCGACGACGCCGATGCGAAGACGCGATTCGTGATCGTGGATGCCATCGGCGTGACCGAACACGACTTCGTCGAACCGCCCCTCAACCGTGAAAAGTCGATCAGTCTGAAGAAGTTGCTCGACAAAGCCGCGGCGCTCACTCTCACCGAAGACGAGGTCGCCACACTGGCCGGCCGACTGGCGGCTCTCGATCGACAGCTGACTCCCGCCGAGCGGAACGAACTCGACGAAGTTGCCGGACTGCATGATGCAGAAGCATCGATGCATGACATCGTGCGGGCACTCGTAGCTGCAGTCGACCCCGAGACCCAGGCCGGCGCCATTGCCGCAGAAACCGATCGCGCTCCCGCCGACGTGGTGCAAGTCCTTCTCGACACGGCCGTCGAACCGCTGGCCGCCAACCCCGAACTGCGCACGAGGATCATCGAACTGCGCCACGCGAAGGATCAGATCATCGACGAGGTGAGCCGCGACGAGGTGCTCGAAGCGTACGGGGTCGTGGACCCCGACAAGGCGAAGCACACGATCAACTCGTGGCGGGAGTACCTCGCCGAGCACCGTAACGAGATCAGCGCAATCGAGCTCATGTTGGAGGCAAAGGGGCGAGGCATCCGCTTCGACCAGATCCAGGAACTCGCCGACAGGATCGCACGTCCTCCGTACAACTGGACCGTCGATGTCATCTGGAACTCCTACCTCTCCCTCGGAATCGAGTACCAAGGCCAGGCCGA
The window above is part of the Pseudactinotalea sp. HY158 genome. Proteins encoded here:
- a CDS encoding DEAD/DEAH box helicase family protein — translated: MTESDDGRLAAEQRARVLIDRQLVASGWAVQDRSALNLFVPQRGVAVREVIMKPGHGRVDYLLYVDKDVVGVIEAKPMGTPLSGVEWQSAMYATGLPEYVRRKTLNPEGRLPFVFEASGAETHFTNGFDPAPRARRIFAFPRPESLAATVRAATEHPGQAPTWRGKVRSLPALDPVPLRRAQVDAINGIERSLVEQRFGRSLVQMATGAGKTYTAVTEAYRLLKWGGFKRILFLVDRNNLADQTMGEFQNYRTPDDGRRFTELYNVTKLARGGMPDSTKVAISTIQRVFKAIKNEDVPEGDDQGLDEFRPDEPVTVGYNPEIPPETFDLVIVDEAHRSIYGVWRGVLEYFDAHIVGLTATPGKQTFGFFQQNLVSEYTYPQSVADGVNVDFDIFRIRTEITTNGSTIEAGTYVPTVDRSTREQKLIRLDADLDYTPGQLDRAVTSKHQIRLVLEIFRDRLFTEIFPGRHTVPKTLIFAKDDNHAEEIVQTVREVFGKGNDFAAKITYSAKDPKGRLKAFRTSPAMRIAVSVDMIATGTDVKPLECVMFMRDVRSGQYYEQMKGRGARTIAPADLKAVTDDADAKTRFVIVDAIGVTEHDFVEPPLNREKSISLKKLLDKAAALTLTEDEVATLAGRLAALDRQLTPAERNELDEVAGLHDAEASMHDIVRALVAAVDPETQAGAIAAETDRAPADVVQVLLDTAVEPLAANPELRTRIIELRHAKDQIIDEVSRDEVLEAYGVVDPDKAKHTINSWREYLAEHRNEISAIELMLEAKGRGIRFDQIQELADRIARPPYNWTVDVIWNSYLSLGIEYQGQAENRNRHAATDLISLLRLEAGVDEVLVPYADQVEDRYENWLLRQEQAGATFTETQRWWLDRMMRIIASSAGIDADDLDNAPFNERGGVDGALRDLGDNAGDLIEELNRELAA
- the gyrA gene encoding DNA gyrase subunit A; amino-acid sequence: MSDTPTSVPESTGRIEQVDLQLEMQRSYLDYAMSVIVGRALPEIRDGLKPVHRRVLYAMYDGGYRPDSSFSKCSRVVGDVMGQFHPHGDSAIYDALVRLVQPWSLRYPLVAGQGNFGSPGNDPAAAPRYTECKMAPLAMEMLRDIDKDTVDFGDNYDGRTQEPLVLPSRFPNLLVNGSAGIAVGMATNIPPHNLREVADAVHWFLDHPDATPEELLAASMQRIKGPDFPTGAQILGIRGIEDAYRTGRGSVTMRAVVEVEEIQGRQCLVVTELPYQVNPDNLAAKIAELTRDGRLQGIADIRDETSGRAGQRLVIVLKRDAIAKVVLNNLYKHTQLQDTFGANMLALVDGVPRTLSLNAFIRHWTDHQVEVIVRRTQWLLRRAEDRIHILRGLIKALDALDAVIALIRASATVDAARTGLMDLLEIDEIQANAILEMQLRRLAALERQKILNEFATLEAEIAEYREILASPVRQREIIATELTELVDRYGDERRTTILPFDGEMSIEDLIPEEDVVVTITRGGYAKRTRTDNYRAQHRGGKGVRGAQLRGDDVVDQFFTTTTHHWLLFFTNLGRVYRAKGYELPEGGRDAKGQHVANLLAFQPDETIAQVLAIRDYTQAEYLVLATKSGLVKKTRLSEYDSSRTGGVIAINLREQADGTPDEVVAARLVDSDDDLLLVSRGGQSIRFTATDDALRPMGRATSGVTGMKFRGEDSLLNMTVVEPGADLFVVTEGGFAKRTRVEEYRLQGRGGLGIKVANLVQARGDLVGALITHSDDEVLVIMSKGKIVRSAVNEVSLTGRNTQGVTFARPDKGDRIIAVARNDESVEEEIDEVPPQEDDDSLVDGVASGEDQADDAAEEGDE
- a CDS encoding DLW-39 family protein: MKKLLFLAAVVAGGVFVWRKVQEEKAQRELWTEVSDPV
- a CDS encoding DUF3566 domain-containing protein, whose protein sequence is MSQNPQQPPVTQQAPAVPPQRTSTRTSTSGEPAPAGVNADAPTAGVPRTSTPPTIRPAAGPVPPAASRAGQTSFVEQGQLGRPGQRSGEFHSTRPATAPTPAPAGGAASSSSVPGPRRVRLTLSHMDPWSVMKLAFLLSIAIGIMIVVAAALSWMVLNQMGVFAKINNLVINDLQATSFGPILEYMEFSRVLSVATVIAVIDIVLFTALATLGAFIYNFVAAMVGGLHLTLTDD